One genomic window of Campylobacter curvus includes the following:
- the dsbI gene encoding protein-disulfide oxidoreductase DsbI gives MNLVQKIAKFQDNRYTWALLIFVSVGLVVLAHSLFQNYAYMPPCEQCVYIRFAFLCMALGGVIAIIDPKNLALAAVGYIFAFWGAVQGIMYSVKLAKIHAAVHGDDPFGVQGCSTEPHYPFGIPLEKWAPDWFLPTGDCGYDSPIVPDGVTLSGAQKYLVDLYQDGWYLIPSSKFMSMADCTLIGFGVCFVILAAILVCKILTLKAQKSV, from the coding sequence ATGAATTTGGTCCAAAAAATCGCTAAATTCCAAGACAATCGCTACACGTGGGCGCTTTTGATATTTGTGAGCGTGGGGCTCGTGGTGCTGGCGCACTCGCTCTTTCAAAACTACGCCTATATGCCACCTTGTGAGCAGTGCGTCTATATACGTTTTGCCTTTTTGTGTATGGCACTTGGCGGCGTGATCGCTATCATTGATCCCAAAAATTTAGCCCTCGCCGCGGTGGGTTATATTTTTGCGTTTTGGGGCGCGGTGCAGGGCATAATGTATAGCGTAAAGCTCGCTAAGATCCACGCCGCAGTGCATGGAGACGATCCATTTGGTGTGCAGGGCTGCTCGACCGAGCCGCATTATCCCTTTGGTATCCCGCTTGAAAAGTGGGCGCCGGATTGGTTTTTACCCACGGGAGACTGCGGCTACGACAGCCCGATCGTGCCCGATGGCGTCACGCTAAGCGGCGCGCAAAAATACCTCGTCGATCTCTATCAAGACGGCTGGTATCTGATCCCGTCATCAAAATTTATGTCTATGGCGGACTGTACGCTGATTGGCTTTGGTGTGTGTTTTGTAATACTTGCAGCGATACTCGTATGCAAAATTTTAACTCTAAAAGCGCAAAAATCGGTCTAA
- a CDS encoding thiol:disulfide interchange protein DsbA/DsbL — protein MNSFFNKAAKGLLAVAMFAGVSASAFTEGEDYVKLEKPLDVPQNTLVKVFSYACPFCYKYDKTVTPKVVQKVQGLKYVPFHLKTKGDYGEAASKVFAVLITMDEAKGVSLFDENSLFKKAKFAYYKAYHDKKERWNDGKDEAAFLKTGLEAAGVSEADYQKELENPKVKELLSKWDAAYEVAKIQGVPAFVVNGKYLIYTKSISSIDGMAALIEELLKK, from the coding sequence ATGAATTCATTTTTCAACAAAGCGGCCAAGGGGCTACTTGCAGTCGCGATGTTTGCGGGGGTTAGCGCGAGTGCATTTACCGAAGGCGAGGACTACGTAAAGCTAGAAAAGCCGCTTGACGTGCCGCAAAACACGCTCGTTAAAGTATTTAGCTACGCTTGCCCGTTTTGTTACAAATACGACAAAACCGTCACGCCAAAGGTTGTGCAGAAGGTGCAGGGGCTAAAATACGTGCCGTTTCATTTGAAAACAAAGGGCGATTACGGCGAGGCTGCGAGCAAGGTATTTGCCGTGCTCATCACGATGGACGAAGCGAAGGGCGTGAGCTTGTTTGACGAAAATTCTCTCTTTAAAAAAGCAAAATTTGCCTACTACAAAGCCTATCACGATAAAAAAGAGCGCTGGAACGACGGTAAAGACGAGGCTGCGTTTCTTAAAACAGGGCTCGAAGCAGCGGGCGTGAGCGAGGCGGATTATCAAAAAGAGCTAGAAAATCCAAAAGTAAAAGAGCTTCTTAGTAAATGGGACGCAGCCTACGAGGTGGCGAAAATTCAAGGCGTGCCGGCATTTGTGGTAAATGGCAAATATCTCATCTATACAAAATCCATCAGCTCGATAGACGGCATGGCGGCGCTGATTGAAGAACTGCTCAAAAAATAA
- a CDS encoding aryl-sulfate sulfotransferase, protein MKNMLSSVALSVALLGGFATAALAIGGPSGARIDYAVQGQIGEVVVNPYDIAPLTAVIKNGGYTLSNAKVTVVPKPGGQTISYKLADKHLRTHGGIPIFGMYPDYQNTIEVEYDKTYKGETKHVKESYKIYAPAIYLESTGMPNQKHALFDKIEVVKAPSAKFANRLYYVNNFVNKTGKGTKVVWNNPAGGAIEWNYSPNNFILDTKGEVRWYMEASKIYDLKQPFSAGVMMGFKQNDDGAMTWGYGQRYAKYDIMGREIFNRELPAGYNDFSHSMDVAQNGHYFLRAANANYKRADGKNVRTVRDVIVEVDRDGNVVDDFRLYEILDPYRDIVLKTLDQGAVCLNIDASKAGHTASSDELAAMDLSEKWGDIVGSGPGRNWAHVNSVDYDPSDDSIIISSRHQDAVIKIGRDKQVKWIMGAHKGWKDEFKGFLLQPVDKDGKKIVCEDEYSKCPGYESEKGGFDWQWTQHTAFRIDSKSKKGVVYLTVFDNGDTRGMEQPAMAGMKYSRAVVYKIDEKAKTVEQVWEYGKQRGSEWYSSVTSLAQYQDDLDSVMVYSAVAGMQFDIAKGRPVGVPSPHINEFEWGAKEPAIEIKMTNAMGYQAFPFSLEKAFEK, encoded by the coding sequence ATGAAAAATATGCTTTCATCAGTTGCCCTATCAGTGGCTTTGCTAGGCGGTTTTGCTACTGCCGCACTTGCGATCGGCGGGCCTAGTGGGGCGCGTATCGACTACGCCGTGCAAGGGCAGATCGGCGAAGTGGTCGTAAATCCCTACGACATCGCGCCTCTTACGGCTGTCATCAAAAACGGCGGCTACACGCTAAGCAACGCCAAAGTCACCGTCGTACCAAAGCCTGGCGGTCAAACGATCAGCTACAAGCTCGCCGACAAGCACCTTCGTACGCACGGCGGGATACCGATATTTGGCATGTATCCGGACTATCAAAACACTATCGAGGTCGAATACGACAAGACCTACAAGGGCGAAACCAAGCACGTAAAAGAGAGCTATAAAATTTACGCCCCGGCGATATATCTGGAAAGCACCGGCATGCCAAATCAAAAACATGCGCTGTTTGATAAAATCGAAGTCGTGAAGGCTCCGAGCGCGAAATTTGCCAACCGACTCTACTACGTAAATAACTTCGTAAATAAAACGGGCAAAGGCACCAAGGTCGTGTGGAACAACCCAGCAGGCGGCGCGATCGAGTGGAACTATAGCCCGAACAACTTCATCCTAGACACCAAAGGCGAGGTGCGCTGGTATATGGAGGCGAGTAAAATTTACGACCTCAAGCAGCCTTTTTCCGCGGGCGTCATGATGGGCTTTAAACAAAACGACGACGGAGCGATGACGTGGGGATATGGCCAAAGATACGCCAAATACGACATAATGGGCCGCGAAATCTTTAACCGCGAGCTTCCTGCTGGCTACAACGACTTCTCGCACTCGATGGACGTAGCGCAAAACGGACACTATTTCCTCCGCGCGGCAAACGCCAACTATAAACGCGCCGACGGCAAAAACGTCCGCACGGTCCGCGACGTCATCGTCGAGGTCGATCGCGACGGCAACGTCGTGGATGATTTTAGGCTGTATGAAATCTTAGATCCGTACCGCGACATCGTGCTAAAAACTCTCGATCAGGGTGCGGTGTGCCTAAATATCGACGCTAGCAAAGCAGGCCACACCGCTAGCTCGGACGAGCTAGCCGCGATGGATTTGAGCGAAAAATGGGGCGACATCGTTGGCTCTGGTCCCGGACGCAACTGGGCGCACGTAAATAGCGTGGACTATGATCCAAGCGACGATAGCATCATCATCTCCAGCCGCCACCAAGACGCCGTCATCAAGATCGGCCGCGACAAACAGGTCAAATGGATAATGGGCGCGCACAAGGGCTGGAAGGACGAATTTAAAGGCTTTCTGCTCCAGCCTGTAGATAAAGACGGCAAAAAGATCGTCTGCGAGGACGAGTACTCAAAGTGCCCGGGATATGAGAGCGAAAAGGGCGGATTTGACTGGCAGTGGACGCAGCATACGGCATTTAGAATCGACAGCAAGTCTAAAAAAGGCGTCGTCTATCTAACGGTCTTTGATAACGGCGACACCCGCGGCATGGAGCAGCCTGCGATGGCGGGCATGAAATACTCCCGCGCGGTCGTCTATAAAATCGACGAAAAAGCTAAAACCGTCGAGCAAGTCTGGGAATACGGCAAACAGCGCGGCAGCGAGTGGTACAGCTCGGTTACATCGCTCGCGCAGTATCAAGACGATCTTGATAGCGTGATGGTTTACTCAGCGGTTGCCGGCATGCAGTTTGACATCGCCAAAGGTCGTCCGGTCGGCGTGCCTAGCCCTCACATCAACGAGTTTGAATGGGGCGCAAAAGAGCCGGCGATCGAGATAAAAATGACCAACGCGATGGGCTATCAGGCATTTCCGTTTAGCCTAGAAAAGGCGTTTGAGAAGTAA
- a CDS encoding flagellar assembly protein A, whose amino-acid sequence MSEITQEQENFLSPVQVETPTPYAKLKELSKQSQIPIEFIDFHIKNILTTYTNEQNSDPVLVGQGDLRIFDDNDFFLDPTLAIEQKYEVEFFDTRVNNAPKLPKISIGVNPLITKIVATIHKSDECVYETNYEQKLFEYIAKQLIKAQILIGIRVGRSKEELTKIASVLRVMDQIDQDYTINFASGVNPIKAIDAKTIYYYKNKLDSLKKDDKIDYSNRGFLFGVAAGEVIMEQKRSHAGRDGRDLRGKFIKTPEPKEDGATDISVTENIERKEDVEGVKFIAKKAGYVVEDKGTFDIEERLEINEVNFKTTGSIQAGVDTNVTLVVKETDLIKDAIGTGVIVEADDVQVKGNIGANAIIKANEVTIGGQTHQKAKIYAKNANIVTHIGYVEAENVEIDRLEGGSVLAKKVKVKSVVGGSITAQSIQIETLGSNCTITAAHLIDIKYLRGTGNRFIIDASKMKERSDETDEQLDKIEEIKRELSQMPKRLEAKKTVIDENKGSIYTIKAKVEELSRAKVIPPVTFMKKLKEYQELVNDYNALLKEFRSKKEQVADLRAELEMMQNGIFSAKVINRGNWIELNEIRFVLVDPPQNITYSTKQNETARVISLEKVENFDGKVEYKVKKSNQLEDFENTSF is encoded by the coding sequence TTGAGTGAGATAACGCAGGAACAAGAAAATTTTTTATCGCCCGTTCAGGTAGAGACACCGACCCCTTATGCCAAGCTAAAGGAGCTTAGTAAACAAAGTCAGATCCCTATAGAATTCATCGACTTTCATATAAAAAATATACTCACAACCTACACGAACGAGCAAAATTCAGACCCCGTCTTGGTTGGGCAGGGCGATCTGAGGATATTTGACGATAACGATTTCTTCCTTGATCCTACGCTGGCGATCGAGCAAAAATACGAAGTAGAATTTTTCGACACGAGGGTAAATAACGCGCCAAAGCTGCCAAAGATCAGCATAGGCGTAAATCCTCTGATAACAAAGATCGTGGCGACGATCCACAAGTCAGACGAGTGCGTTTATGAGACGAACTACGAGCAAAAGCTCTTTGAATACATCGCCAAGCAACTCATAAAGGCGCAAATTTTGATCGGCATAAGAGTAGGCAGGAGCAAAGAGGAGCTGACCAAGATCGCCTCCGTTTTGCGCGTGATGGATCAGATAGATCAAGACTACACGATAAATTTTGCAAGCGGGGTAAATCCTATAAAAGCCATCGATGCAAAGACCATCTACTACTACAAAAACAAGCTTGACAGCCTGAAAAAAGACGACAAGATAGACTACTCAAATCGCGGATTTTTATTTGGCGTGGCTGCAGGCGAAGTGATAATGGAGCAAAAAAGGTCGCACGCAGGACGTGATGGACGTGATCTAAGAGGTAAATTTATAAAGACTCCGGAGCCTAAAGAAGACGGCGCTACGGATATCAGTGTGACTGAGAACATTGAACGTAAAGAGGACGTCGAGGGTGTTAAATTTATCGCTAAAAAAGCGGGCTATGTCGTAGAAGACAAGGGGACGTTTGACATAGAGGAGCGCCTCGAGATAAACGAGGTAAATTTCAAAACCACAGGCTCTATCCAGGCTGGAGTCGATACGAACGTGACCTTGGTCGTAAAAGAGACCGATCTCATAAAAGACGCGATAGGCACGGGCGTCATAGTAGAGGCCGACGATGTGCAGGTAAAGGGTAACATCGGCGCAAACGCTATCATAAAAGCAAACGAGGTCACTATCGGCGGACAGACGCATCAAAAGGCCAAAATTTACGCCAAAAACGCGAACATCGTCACGCATATAGGCTATGTAGAAGCCGAAAACGTCGAGATAGACAGACTAGAAGGCGGTAGCGTCCTTGCTAAAAAGGTCAAAGTTAAAAGCGTCGTAGGCGGCTCGATAACGGCTCAAAGCATACAAATAGAAACGCTTGGTTCAAACTGCACCATCACGGCGGCTCACCTCATCGATATAAAATACCTACGCGGCACCGGCAATCGCTTCATAATCGACGCCAGCAAGATGAAAGAGCGAAGCGACGAGACGGACGAACAGCTTGATAAGATAGAAGAGATCAAACGAGAGCTAAGCCAGATGCCAAAAAGACTGGAAGCCAAAAAAACGGTCATAGACGAAAACAAAGGCTCGATATACACCATAAAAGCCAAGGTCGAGGAGCTTTCGCGTGCTAAAGTGATCCCGCCGGTGACCTTCATGAAAAAGCTAAAAGAATATCAAGAGCTGGTAAACGACTACAATGCGCTTTTAAAAGAATTTAGAAGTAAAAAAGAGCAGGTGGCCGATCTTAGGGCGGAGCTTGAGATGATGCAAAACGGGATATTTTCTGCAAAGGTCATAAATCGCGGCAACTGGATAGAGCTAAACGAGATACGATTCGTCCTGGTCGATCCGCCGCAAAATATCACGTATTCGACCAAACAAAACGAAACGGCGCGCGTCATCAGCCTGGAAAAGGTAGAAAATTTCGACGGCAAGGTCGAGTATAAGGTCAAAAAGTCAAATCAGCTTGAAGACTTTGAAAATACAAGCTTTTAA
- the ruvA gene encoding Holliday junction branch migration protein RuvA, whose translation MIRAIEGIITKKEPAFVVLKTAGGVSYGLFISLFCSAKLNKGEKTELNTTQIIREDANLLYGFLDTNEQKMFEMLIKLNGIGASTAMAICSSLSPNAFSNAVINGDADTFKSVPGIGVKTARRIIAELSDAKLISDESVPGYQNEALLALEALGFKREKIVKILPDLKSTSTSELVKEALKKLA comes from the coding sequence ATGATAAGGGCTATCGAGGGCATAATAACGAAAAAAGAGCCGGCATTTGTGGTCTTAAAGACGGCAGGAGGCGTAAGCTACGGGCTTTTCATATCGCTTTTTTGCTCGGCTAAACTAAACAAAGGCGAAAAAACGGAGCTAAATACCACGCAGATCATACGCGAGGACGCAAATTTACTCTACGGCTTTTTAGACACGAATGAACAAAAGATGTTTGAGATGCTCATAAAGCTAAACGGCATAGGCGCATCTACGGCGATGGCGATATGCTCGAGTCTGAGCCCAAACGCCTTTTCAAATGCCGTCATAAACGGCGATGCAGATACCTTTAAAAGCGTGCCCGGCATCGGAGTAAAGACCGCGCGCAGGATAATAGCTGAGCTAAGCGACGCCAAGCTAATCAGCGACGAGAGCGTGCCGGGGTATCAAAACGAGGCGCTCTTGGCGCTTGAGGCACTTGGCTTTAAACGTGAGAAAATCGTTAAAATTTTGCCTGATTTAAAGAGCACAAGCACGAGCGAGCTTGTAAAAGAAGCGCTTAAAAAATTAGCATAA
- a CDS encoding D-alanine--D-alanine ligase, which translates to MRLGVVFGAKSFEHEISIVSAIVLKNVLKQELSFVFCDKERKFYLIEPTDMRANFFSSGKYKKCKKLFLMAGGFYTHSLFGVKRLEVDVYINLIHGMDGEDGKFASLFDFYGISYIGPRLEASVMSYNKELTKFLAQKVGVKTLDYEMITYEELPKFALPIILKPARLGSSIGVSVVKDESEFEYARDVAFEFDKEVLVEPFIEGVKEYNLAGCVIDGKMRFSIVEEPKKKEFLDYEQKYMSFSNESKAQEARIDEELRDRLKENFAKIYGFGFEGAIIRCDFFVIEGEVYLNEINPNPGSLANYLFEDFEVMLNALAASRLPKERKINIDYKFINSITSAKGSGKI; encoded by the coding sequence ATGAGGTTAGGTGTAGTTTTTGGAGCTAAGAGCTTTGAACACGAGATAAGTATAGTAAGCGCGATCGTGCTTAAAAACGTCCTAAAGCAGGAGCTAAGCTTTGTTTTTTGTGACAAGGAGCGTAAATTTTACCTGATCGAGCCTACCGATATGAGGGCGAATTTTTTCAGCTCGGGCAAATATAAAAAATGCAAAAAGCTGTTTTTGATGGCGGGCGGATTTTATACACATTCGCTTTTTGGCGTGAAGCGCCTGGAGGTAGATGTTTATATAAATTTGATACACGGCATGGACGGTGAGGACGGTAAATTCGCTTCGTTGTTCGATTTTTACGGGATCAGCTATATCGGGCCGCGCCTTGAGGCTAGCGTGATGAGCTACAACAAGGAGCTGACTAAATTTTTAGCGCAAAAAGTAGGGGTGAAAACGCTTGATTACGAGATGATAACATATGAAGAACTGCCTAAATTTGCACTGCCTATCATACTAAAGCCGGCTCGTCTTGGTAGCTCCATAGGCGTTAGCGTCGTAAAAGACGAGAGCGAATTCGAATACGCCAGAGACGTTGCCTTCGAGTTTGACAAAGAGGTGCTGGTAGAGCCCTTTATAGAGGGCGTCAAGGAGTATAATCTAGCCGGTTGCGTGATAGACGGCAAGATGAGATTTTCTATCGTCGAAGAGCCAAAAAAGAAGGAATTCCTCGACTACGAGCAAAAGTATATGAGCTTTTCTAACGAGAGCAAGGCGCAAGAGGCTAGGATCGACGAGGAGCTACGGGATAGGCTAAAGGAAAATTTTGCCAAAATTTACGGCTTTGGCTTTGAGGGCGCAATAATCCGCTGTGACTTTTTCGTGATAGAGGGCGAAGTCTATCTAAATGAGATAAATCCAAACCCGGGCAGCCTCGCAAACTATCTATTCGAGGACTTTGAGGTGATGTTAAATGCGCTTGCGGCAAGCAGACTGCCAAAAGAGCGAAAGATAAATATCGACTATAAATTTATAAATTCCATCACTTCTGCAAAGGGAAGCGGTAAAATTTAG
- a CDS encoding type II toxin-antitoxin system Phd/YefM family antitoxin yields MTAFSKDEIYTATEVVRNFSSVLTKISKAELKRAVIVKNNKFEAVLLNMGEYERLQEAVSVLEAIYTAKKRENGGE; encoded by the coding sequence ATGACAGCATTCAGTAAAGATGAAATTTACACAGCTACCGAGGTCGTGCGAAATTTTAGCTCGGTTTTGACAAAGATCAGTAAAGCCGAGCTAAAACGCGCAGTCATCGTCAAAAACAATAAATTTGAAGCCGTGCTTTTAAATATGGGCGAATACGAGCGCTTGCAAGAGGCCGTGAGCGTCCTGGAAGCGATATATACGGCTAAAAAGCGAGAAAACGGTGGCGAGTAA
- a CDS encoding alpha/beta fold hydrolase, with translation MASKTLKVGGISYDISYEILNPKCKQSILFLHGWGANKEIMKKAFGAFLPQFCHIYVDMPGFGTSSIERALKTSDYARILQNFIGTFSNPPLIIVGHSFGGKVATLLKPQNLVLLSSAGIVEKKPFFVRFKIAVFKIFKLLGFGKFYKFFATKDVSGMSVTMYETLKNVVNEDFSPKFSSFLGRALIFWGENDRATPLKSGESIHKMIKNSAFFPLKGDHFFFLLHAKFICETIQNDLDTDQSEEPEDISGIEEVR, from the coding sequence GTGGCGAGTAAGACTCTTAAAGTTGGTGGCATTTCATACGACATAAGCTACGAAATTTTAAACCCCAAATGCAAGCAAAGCATACTTTTTTTACACGGCTGGGGCGCGAACAAAGAGATAATGAAAAAGGCTTTCGGCGCGTTTTTGCCGCAGTTTTGCCATATTTATGTCGATATGCCGGGTTTTGGTACCAGTAGCATAGAGCGCGCTTTAAAAACGAGCGATTACGCCAGAATTTTACAAAATTTCATAGGCACTTTTTCAAATCCACCGCTCATCATCGTCGGACACAGCTTTGGTGGCAAGGTCGCGACCCTGCTGAAGCCTCAAAATTTAGTGCTTCTAAGCTCGGCCGGTATAGTCGAGAAAAAGCCGTTTTTCGTGCGTTTTAAGATCGCCGTTTTTAAGATTTTCAAGCTTCTTGGGTTTGGTAAATTTTATAAATTTTTTGCGACGAAAGACGTCAGCGGAATGAGCGTAACGATGTATGAGACTCTAAAAAACGTCGTGAACGAGGATTTTAGCCCTAAATTTAGCTCGTTTTTGGGTAGGGCGCTTATATTTTGGGGCGAAAATGACCGCGCCACACCGCTAAAAAGCGGCGAGAGTATCCATAAGATGATAAAAAATAGTGCCTTTTTCCCGCTAAAAGGAGATCATTTCTTTTTTTTACTGCACGCTAAATTTATCTGCGAAACGATCCAAAACGACCTGGACACAGATCAAAGTGAAGAGCCAGAGGACATAAGCGGCATAGAGGAGGTGAGATGA
- a CDS encoding Mur ligase family protein, with amino-acid sequence MKELFFGLSNAVFTYALAFYLITCFQWFSYRLERVVFHFTKPAWHVFFIILPLVLYYTTGYWFWIYFYFAYAPALFLWHKKLDKKLVFTGRIKRFFIIISLALLTQYALSYALFKNFADCDVTLVVVISLALSDMLERLNFKNFKRAADKKLAELPNLGVILITASYGKTSIKNFLYELLKDEFNCHKTPRSVNTLAGLMKDVNENLTQQTQIYIAEAGARLKGDIKEITDFLNPHIVIVGEIGAQHIEYFKSIENIRATKLEALHSKRLEQAFVHSSTLKSADDKTQIYDAGLKDVSADFDGIKFSLDGEIYTSPLLGKFNAANLAACIRVAKFLGLSEENIKKSLQKLQNVEHRLQKMQAGGKLIIDDSFNGNFVGMSASYELIGTYKGRKVLITPGIVESTQAENENLGKIINEIFDVVMISSPLNAQALLKTIVKPEIIIIKDKTKMQEMLAKHTRAGDVILFSNDAPSFM; translated from the coding sequence ATGAAAGAGCTGTTTTTCGGGCTTAGCAACGCAGTTTTTACCTATGCGCTCGCCTTTTATCTCATCACTTGCTTTCAGTGGTTCTCTTACCGCCTCGAGCGAGTCGTGTTTCATTTTACAAAGCCCGCATGGCACGTGTTTTTCATCATCTTGCCGCTAGTTTTATACTACACGACAGGGTATTGGTTTTGGATATATTTTTATTTTGCTTACGCGCCTGCGCTTTTTTTGTGGCATAAAAAGCTTGATAAAAAGCTCGTTTTCACCGGCAGGATAAAGAGATTTTTTATCATCATAAGCCTGGCGCTCCTCACCCAATACGCACTCTCTTACGCGCTATTTAAAAATTTTGCAGATTGCGATGTGACTCTGGTCGTCGTCATATCTTTGGCGCTTAGCGATATGCTGGAGAGGCTAAATTTTAAAAATTTCAAAAGAGCGGCCGATAAAAAGCTGGCTGAGCTGCCAAATTTGGGAGTCATCTTGATCACTGCAAGCTACGGCAAAACTAGCATCAAAAATTTCCTCTATGAGCTGCTAAAAGACGAATTTAACTGCCACAAAACGCCTCGCAGCGTCAATACCTTAGCCGGGTTAATGAAAGATGTCAATGAAAATTTAACCCAGCAGACGCAAATTTACATCGCCGAGGCCGGAGCGCGGCTAAAAGGCGACATCAAAGAGATCACCGACTTTTTAAACCCGCACATCGTCATAGTCGGCGAGATAGGTGCGCAACATATAGAGTATTTTAAAAGTATAGAAAACATACGCGCCACCAAGCTTGAAGCGCTTCATAGCAAACGCTTAGAGCAAGCTTTCGTGCATAGCTCCACGCTAAAAAGCGCAGACGATAAGACGCAAATTTATGACGCCGGACTAAAGGATGTGAGCGCTGATTTTGACGGGATAAAATTTAGCCTTGACGGCGAAATTTACACCTCGCCTCTGCTCGGGAAATTTAACGCCGCAAACCTCGCTGCGTGCATAAGAGTAGCGAAATTTTTAGGTCTTAGCGAAGAAAATATAAAAAAATCGCTACAAAAACTGCAAAACGTCGAGCATCGCTTGCAAAAGATGCAAGCCGGCGGCAAGCTGATAATAGACGACAGCTTTAACGGAAATTTCGTCGGTATGAGTGCTAGCTACGAGCTCATCGGCACCTATAAAGGCCGAAAAGTGCTCATAACGCCCGGCATCGTCGAGAGCACGCAAGCCGAAAACGAAAATTTAGGAAAGATAATCAACGAGATATTTGACGTGGTGATGATATCAAGCCCGCTAAATGCGCAGGCGTTGCTAAAAACCATAGTCAAGCCCGAAATAATCATCATAAAGGATAAGACCAAGATGCAAGAGATGCTTGCCAAACACACTCGCGCAGGCGATGTGATACTGTTTTCAAACGACGCACCGAGCTTTATGTGA
- a CDS encoding SEL1-like repeat protein, translating to MRKFIFFALIATGMFGFDIDDFDKGINELNNGNLQKAYDIFSAGCEAKDELSCEELGLMYINGEVSEQMDASLQKRSNIDIGVEFVMKSCDLGYLNACSDIVDLKKDIGDKLAPGVYENALTRYDELAAEYKDSGDQNATQMPAKNE from the coding sequence ATGAGGAAATTTATATTTTTTGCGCTGATCGCGACTGGCATGTTTGGCTTTGACATAGATGACTTTGACAAGGGCATAAACGAGCTAAACAACGGGAATTTGCAAAAGGCTTACGATATATTTTCGGCCGGCTGCGAGGCTAAAGACGAGCTTTCTTGCGAGGAGCTGGGGCTCATGTATATAAACGGTGAGGTGAGCGAACAGATGGATGCTAGCTTGCAAAAACGCTCAAACATCGATATAGGCGTGGAATTTGTAATGAAAAGCTGCGATCTTGGGTATCTAAACGCATGCAGCGATATCGTGGATCTGAAAAAAGATATAGGCGACAAGCTAGCTCCCGGTGTTTACGAGAACGCTTTGACGCGCTACGACGAGCTCGCCGCAGAGTATAAAGATAGCGGCGATCAAAACGCGACGCAAATGCCTGCAAAAAACGAGTAA